A genomic window from Streptomyces sp. NBC_01298 includes:
- a CDS encoding serine protease inhibitor, with amino-acid sequence MEAKRAWPELTGKPAEEALEQIQAQCPEIVVHMVPEGSMVTMDFNEQRVRLFVKDGKVAREPRRG; translated from the coding sequence ATGGAGGCGAAGCGTGCGTGGCCGGAGCTGACCGGGAAGCCGGCGGAGGAGGCCCTCGAGCAGATCCAGGCGCAGTGCCCGGAAATTGTGGTCCACATGGTGCCGGAGGGCAGCATGGTGACGATGGACTTCAATGAGCAGCGAGTAAGGCTATTCGTGAAGGACGGCAAAGTGGCTCGGGAGCCCAGACGCGGGTAG